A single genomic interval of Puntigrus tetrazona isolate hp1 chromosome 1, ASM1883169v1, whole genome shotgun sequence harbors:
- the si:dkey-56e3.3 gene encoding zinc finger protein 287 isoform X2, which produces MANVITFQTQIASVMEVFANAAVAEICKLVEESYTELQLEISQTQKENNLLKKKLKVLEIRDSFYRRAHKLRNESTALTKTKTGRNSANISLLCNEGRDEDEARSGKVSHLEPERIDQSVVDKEPDILLIQEERPGNVRCEQSEREAKSNESPKDGKQYRSAGVFVTVHRENFIDQNTVQHCHEESAVDNEPDVVIIKEERPDNMGCEQSERETETAANHTKYESAGVFVTVHRDNVVDQDTVQHCHQESNGMQPDLLEDEIPEMNEIGETKMERHCDEDSVTNLQPDPSYPSWVSRRFDRTTNHASYAESECNGPSVNQFLMYRGSTDPTCSYATPMDSNGLSVPDMEGHLTHNDEDNAISQSDSPQMQKKDKFVCKHCGKGFSQSSTLLLHQKLHNRERLHHCTLCGKRFSQASSLKRHHSIHRGEKPFKCVHCDKQFADQSNLKKHVTVHTGEKPYGCNLCGKMFNQSSNLKTHMRIHTREKPFGCDRCGRMFAHKYVLVRHQQKFC; this is translated from the exons ATGGCAAATGTTATAACGTTTCAGACGCAAATCGCTTCGGTTATGGAAGTATTCGCAAACGCTGCTGTCGCAGAAATCTGCAAACTCGTTGAGGAAAGCTATACCGAATTACAGCTTGAAATATCtcaaacacaaaaggagaataaCCTCcttaaaaagaaattgaaagTGCTAGAGATTCGGGATTCGTTCTATAGACGAGCGCACAAACTGAGAAATGAATCGACTGCCTTGACAAAGACCAAAACAG GGCGAAATAGTGCGAACATTTCTTTGCTGTGTAATGAGGGCAGGGATGAAGATGAAGCTCGCTCCGGTAAAGTCTCGCATCTTGAACCCGAAAGAATAGACCAG TCTGTAGTGGATAAAGAGCCAGACATTCTCCTAATTCAAGAAGAGAGACCTGGCAACGTGAGGTGTGAACAGTCAGAAAGAGAAGCAAAGTCTAATGAAAGCC CTAAAGATGGCAAGCAGTACAGGAGTGCAGGAGTCTTTGTGACAGTCCACAGGGAAAACTTCATAGACCAGAACACAGTCCAGCACTGCCATGAAGAG TCTGCAGTGGACAATGAGCCAGATGTTGTCATAATTAAAGAGGAGAGACCTGACAACATGGGCTGTGAACAgtcagaaagagaaacagagactGCTGCAAATC ATACAAAGTATGAGAGTGCAGGGGTATTTGTAACAGTCCACAGGGATAACGTCGTAGACCAGGACACAGTCCAGCACTGCCATCAAGAG TCCAATGGAATGCAACCTGATCTCCTTGAGGATGAAATccctgaaatgaatgaaatag GTGAAACCAAAATGGAGAGACATTGTGATGAAGATTCAGTGACTAACCTGCAGCCTGACCCTTCATATCCCTCATGGGTTTCCAGGAGATTTGACAGAACCACAAATCATGCCTCCTATGCTGAATCTGAGTGCAACGGACCTTCTGTGAATCAGTTTTTGATGTACAGAGGGAGCACTGATCCCACTTGTTCCTATGCAACTCCAATGGACTCTAATGGCTTGTCTGTGCCGGATATGGAAGGTCATTTAACACACAACGATGAAGATAACGCCATTTCACAGTCAGACTCGCCTCAGATGCAAAAGAAAGACAAGTTTGTGTGTAAACATTGTGGAAAAGGGTTCTCTCAATCCAGCACTCTCCTCTTGCATCAAAAACTTCATAACAGGGAGAGGCTTCACCACTGTACACTTTGCGGTAAGCGATTCAGTCAGGCGTCTAGTCTGAAAAGACACCACAGCATCCACAGAGGTGAAAAACCATTCAAATGCGTGCACTGTGACAAGCAGTTCGCAGATCAAAGTAACCTCAAAAAGCATGTGACTGTTCACACCGGCGAAAAACCTTATGGCTGTAACCTTTGTGGGAAAATGTTCAACCAGTCTTCAAACCTCAAAACgcacatgaggatccacacaCGTGAGAAGCCTTTTGGTTGCGATCGATGTGGACGGATGTTTGCGCACAAGTACGTTTTGGTGAGACACCAACAAAAATTTTGTTAA
- the si:dkey-56e3.3 gene encoding zinc finger protein 287 isoform X1, with product MANVITFQTQIASVMEVFANAAVAEICKLVEESYTELQLEISQTQKENNLLKKKLKVLEIRDSFYRRAHKLRNESTALTKTKTGRNSANISLLCNEGRDEDEARSGKVSHLEPERIDQSVVDKEPDILLIQEERPGNVRCEQSEREAKSNESPKDGKQYRSAGVFVTVHRENFIDQNTVQHCHEESAVDNEPDVVIIKEERPDNMGCEQSERETETAANHTKYESAGVFVTVHRDNVVDQDTVQHCHQESNGMQPDLLEDEIPEMNEIGEDAHVLSSETKMERHCDEDSVTNLQPDPSYPSWVSRRFDRTTNHASYAESECNGPSVNQFLMYRGSTDPTCSYATPMDSNGLSVPDMEGHLTHNDEDNAISQSDSPQMQKKDKFVCKHCGKGFSQSSTLLLHQKLHNRERLHHCTLCGKRFSQASSLKRHHSIHRGEKPFKCVHCDKQFADQSNLKKHVTVHTGEKPYGCNLCGKMFNQSSNLKTHMRIHTREKPFGCDRCGRMFAHKYVLVRHQQKFC from the exons ATGGCAAATGTTATAACGTTTCAGACGCAAATCGCTTCGGTTATGGAAGTATTCGCAAACGCTGCTGTCGCAGAAATCTGCAAACTCGTTGAGGAAAGCTATACCGAATTACAGCTTGAAATATCtcaaacacaaaaggagaataaCCTCcttaaaaagaaattgaaagTGCTAGAGATTCGGGATTCGTTCTATAGACGAGCGCACAAACTGAGAAATGAATCGACTGCCTTGACAAAGACCAAAACAG GGCGAAATAGTGCGAACATTTCTTTGCTGTGTAATGAGGGCAGGGATGAAGATGAAGCTCGCTCCGGTAAAGTCTCGCATCTTGAACCCGAAAGAATAGACCAG TCTGTAGTGGATAAAGAGCCAGACATTCTCCTAATTCAAGAAGAGAGACCTGGCAACGTGAGGTGTGAACAGTCAGAAAGAGAAGCAAAGTCTAATGAAAGCC CTAAAGATGGCAAGCAGTACAGGAGTGCAGGAGTCTTTGTGACAGTCCACAGGGAAAACTTCATAGACCAGAACACAGTCCAGCACTGCCATGAAGAG TCTGCAGTGGACAATGAGCCAGATGTTGTCATAATTAAAGAGGAGAGACCTGACAACATGGGCTGTGAACAgtcagaaagagaaacagagactGCTGCAAATC ATACAAAGTATGAGAGTGCAGGGGTATTTGTAACAGTCCACAGGGATAACGTCGTAGACCAGGACACAGTCCAGCACTGCCATCAAGAG TCCAATGGAATGCAACCTGATCTCCTTGAGGATGAAATccctgaaatgaatgaaataggTGAAGATGCACATGTACTAAGTA GTGAAACCAAAATGGAGAGACATTGTGATGAAGATTCAGTGACTAACCTGCAGCCTGACCCTTCATATCCCTCATGGGTTTCCAGGAGATTTGACAGAACCACAAATCATGCCTCCTATGCTGAATCTGAGTGCAACGGACCTTCTGTGAATCAGTTTTTGATGTACAGAGGGAGCACTGATCCCACTTGTTCCTATGCAACTCCAATGGACTCTAATGGCTTGTCTGTGCCGGATATGGAAGGTCATTTAACACACAACGATGAAGATAACGCCATTTCACAGTCAGACTCGCCTCAGATGCAAAAGAAAGACAAGTTTGTGTGTAAACATTGTGGAAAAGGGTTCTCTCAATCCAGCACTCTCCTCTTGCATCAAAAACTTCATAACAGGGAGAGGCTTCACCACTGTACACTTTGCGGTAAGCGATTCAGTCAGGCGTCTAGTCTGAAAAGACACCACAGCATCCACAGAGGTGAAAAACCATTCAAATGCGTGCACTGTGACAAGCAGTTCGCAGATCAAAGTAACCTCAAAAAGCATGTGACTGTTCACACCGGCGAAAAACCTTATGGCTGTAACCTTTGTGGGAAAATGTTCAACCAGTCTTCAAACCTCAAAACgcacatgaggatccacacaCGTGAGAAGCCTTTTGGTTGCGATCGATGTGGACGGATGTTTGCGCACAAGTACGTTTTGGTGAGACACCAACAAAAATTTTGTTAA
- the si:dkey-56e3.3 gene encoding zinc finger protein 287 isoform X3 codes for MRAGMKMKLAPSVVDKEPDILLIQEERPGNVRCEQSEREAKSNESPKDGKQYRSAGVFVTVHRENFIDQNTVQHCHEESAVDNEPDVVIIKEERPDNMGCEQSERETETAANHTKYESAGVFVTVHRDNVVDQDTVQHCHQESNGMQPDLLEDEIPEMNEIGEDAHVLSSETKMERHCDEDSVTNLQPDPSYPSWVSRRFDRTTNHASYAESECNGPSVNQFLMYRGSTDPTCSYATPMDSNGLSVPDMEGHLTHNDEDNAISQSDSPQMQKKDKFVCKHCGKGFSQSSTLLLHQKLHNRERLHHCTLCGKRFSQASSLKRHHSIHRGEKPFKCVHCDKQFADQSNLKKHVTVHTGEKPYGCNLCGKMFNQSSNLKTHMRIHTREKPFGCDRCGRMFAHKYVLVRHQQKFC; via the exons ATGAGGGCAGGGATGAAGATGAAGCTCGCTCCG TCTGTAGTGGATAAAGAGCCAGACATTCTCCTAATTCAAGAAGAGAGACCTGGCAACGTGAGGTGTGAACAGTCAGAAAGAGAAGCAAAGTCTAATGAAAGCC CTAAAGATGGCAAGCAGTACAGGAGTGCAGGAGTCTTTGTGACAGTCCACAGGGAAAACTTCATAGACCAGAACACAGTCCAGCACTGCCATGAAGAG TCTGCAGTGGACAATGAGCCAGATGTTGTCATAATTAAAGAGGAGAGACCTGACAACATGGGCTGTGAACAgtcagaaagagaaacagagactGCTGCAAATC ATACAAAGTATGAGAGTGCAGGGGTATTTGTAACAGTCCACAGGGATAACGTCGTAGACCAGGACACAGTCCAGCACTGCCATCAAGAG TCCAATGGAATGCAACCTGATCTCCTTGAGGATGAAATccctgaaatgaatgaaataggTGAAGATGCACATGTACTAAGTA GTGAAACCAAAATGGAGAGACATTGTGATGAAGATTCAGTGACTAACCTGCAGCCTGACCCTTCATATCCCTCATGGGTTTCCAGGAGATTTGACAGAACCACAAATCATGCCTCCTATGCTGAATCTGAGTGCAACGGACCTTCTGTGAATCAGTTTTTGATGTACAGAGGGAGCACTGATCCCACTTGTTCCTATGCAACTCCAATGGACTCTAATGGCTTGTCTGTGCCGGATATGGAAGGTCATTTAACACACAACGATGAAGATAACGCCATTTCACAGTCAGACTCGCCTCAGATGCAAAAGAAAGACAAGTTTGTGTGTAAACATTGTGGAAAAGGGTTCTCTCAATCCAGCACTCTCCTCTTGCATCAAAAACTTCATAACAGGGAGAGGCTTCACCACTGTACACTTTGCGGTAAGCGATTCAGTCAGGCGTCTAGTCTGAAAAGACACCACAGCATCCACAGAGGTGAAAAACCATTCAAATGCGTGCACTGTGACAAGCAGTTCGCAGATCAAAGTAACCTCAAAAAGCATGTGACTGTTCACACCGGCGAAAAACCTTATGGCTGTAACCTTTGTGGGAAAATGTTCAACCAGTCTTCAAACCTCAAAACgcacatgaggatccacacaCGTGAGAAGCCTTTTGGTTGCGATCGATGTGGACGGATGTTTGCGCACAAGTACGTTTTGGTGAGACACCAACAAAAATTTTGTTAA